The following are encoded in a window of Pan troglodytes isolate AG18354 chromosome 4, NHGRI_mPanTro3-v2.0_pri, whole genome shotgun sequence genomic DNA:
- the CETN3 gene encoding centrin-3 produces MSLALRSELVVDKTKRKKRRELSEEQKQEIKDAFELFDTDKDEAIDYHELKVAMRALGFDVKKADVLKILKDYDREATGKITFEDFNEVVTDWILERDPHEEILKAFKLFDDDDSGKISLRNLRRVARELGENMSDEELRAMIEEFDKDGDGEINQEEFIAIMTGDI; encoded by the exons ATGAGTTTAGCTCTGAG aAGTGAGCTTGTAGTGGacaaaacaaagaggaaaaaaagaagagaactgTCTGAGGAACAGAAACAAGAAATTAAAGATGCTTTTGAACTATTTGATACAGACAAAGATGAAGCAATAGATTATCATGAATTAAAG GTGGCAATGAGAGCCTTGGGGTTTGATGTAAAAAAAGCTGATGTACTGAAGATTCTTAAAGATTATGACAGAGAAGCCACAGGGAAAATCACCTTTGAAGATTTTAATGAAGTTG TGACAGACTGGATATTGGAAAGAGATCCCCATGAAGAAATACTCAAGGCATTTAAActatttgatgatgatgattCAGGTAAAATAAGCTTGAGGAATTTGCGACGTGTTGCTAGAGAATTGGGTGAAAACATGAGTGATGAAGAACTTCGAGCTATGATAGAAGAATTTGACAAAGATGGTGATGGAGAAA TAAACCAAGAGGAGTTCATTGCTATTATGACTGGTGACATTTAA